Genomic window (Verrucomicrobiia bacterium):
CAGGTTCCGACCCTTCCACTCCAGGCACGACAACCGGAAACGGTAAGGTCCTTAACTTTGGCCTCGGCAGTCGCCGCTGGTAACCTATTATGCGACACATGAAACTATCATCACGCCGCGGATTCACCGTTATCGAACTCGTCGTTGCAGCATCGGTCATTGGCCTGCTGTCCGTCATCGTAACCGCCAACCTCAACGAAAGCCGTGCCCGGGCACGTGACGTCAACCGTACCGAGTCCGTACGCGCCTATTCCGCTTCTTTGGAGCAATGGAAGGCCAGTAATGGCAGCTACTTTGTCTACCTAAAAGGAGGCACCGCGCCTACTTGTACGGCAGTGCCAAATGACTACATGGTATGTTCCGGTTCCAGCGCTGTGGGCTACAAAGGTAGCGGCCAGGGTGGCATCACCCGCAAAGGGCGTGGGGCGGATTACGGCGCCAGCTCAATTGCCGATGCCCTTCTCACCGCAGGCTTCCTTTCCCGCATCCGCATTGACCCTCTGGATACAGACTTCACCACAAAGACTACCGCCTCAAGCACATACGCGGATTTCCTCCTCACGCTCTGTAAGAGCGACTCCCAGCCAGCCGACTCAATTAAGAATGCGTTGGAGTATGGCATATTCACCAAACTGGAGCGACCAGAGCCTGTCAGCCAGCAGGTTGCTGAT
Coding sequences:
- a CDS encoding type II secretion system protein, with the protein product MKLSSRRGFTVIELVVAASVIGLLSVIVTANLNESRARARDVNRTESVRAYSASLEQWKASNGSYFVYLKGGTAPTCTAVPNDYMVCSGSSAVGYKGSGQGGITRKGRGADYGASSIADALLTAGFLSRIRIDPLDTDFTTKTTASSTYADFLLTLCKSDSQPADSIKNALEYGIFTKLERPEPVSQQVADAHCGGVSTPSKGWDTLQAR